In Providencia rettgeri, the following proteins share a genomic window:
- a CDS encoding DUF2169 family type VI secretion system accessory protein yields MFEVMNYTPFPHLLYQKYGKQGALFNVLAFRQTFRLKTGGHYSDLNNTQFPLVMADDYYHTSESSSLIDETDLVLGRPCTNIHIRGVAKPKDGIPTEQWRAGIRVKDFSHTWTLTGPSYWQHEKDNWQLTAPLLTDGVSLRHEMAYGGRWINTQGETDAYAANPVGIGFYPDISALDKSKRYPAPQIIEDTITTPREHHVINEEQLTLGSGPISRWWMGRLEYAGTYDKHWEETRFPFYPDDFDEQFFNSAPVHLRYPGFLAGNEPILLEGLLPESSTVVTALPDYQYLVLLQDIEGELFPVTPLLDTLTIDLDNRFISVVRRVRIPAEYPIKQAVISVVVPSQTKGACHVG; encoded by the coding sequence ATGTTTGAGGTGATGAATTATACGCCATTTCCACATTTGCTTTACCAAAAGTATGGTAAACAAGGTGCGTTATTTAATGTACTTGCATTTCGGCAAACATTTCGACTTAAAACTGGGGGGCATTATTCCGATTTAAATAATACACAGTTTCCACTCGTTATGGCGGATGATTACTATCATACTTCGGAAAGCAGCAGCCTTATTGATGAAACTGATTTAGTCCTTGGGCGTCCTTGTACCAATATCCACATTCGTGGGGTGGCAAAACCTAAAGATGGTATTCCTACAGAACAATGGCGAGCGGGAATCAGAGTCAAGGATTTTTCTCATACATGGACTTTAACGGGCCCATCCTATTGGCAACATGAAAAAGATAATTGGCAGTTAACCGCTCCTTTATTGACTGACGGAGTAAGTTTGCGTCATGAAATGGCATATGGAGGTCGTTGGATAAATACCCAAGGAGAAACTGACGCTTACGCAGCAAATCCGGTTGGAATAGGTTTCTATCCTGATATTTCCGCATTAGATAAATCTAAGCGATATCCAGCTCCGCAAATTATTGAGGACACTATAACGACACCAAGAGAACATCACGTCATTAATGAAGAGCAATTAACATTGGGCTCTGGTCCAATATCCCGTTGGTGGATGGGGCGTCTTGAGTATGCTGGAACCTATGATAAACATTGGGAAGAAACGCGGTTCCCTTTTTATCCTGATGATTTTGATGAGCAATTTTTTAACTCTGCACCTGTCCATTTACGTTACCCCGGTTTTTTAGCGGGTAATGAACCCATTTTATTGGAAGGATTGTTACCCGAATCTTCAACGGTCGTCACAGCTTTGCCCGATTACCAGTACCTTGTATTGCTTCAGGATATTGAGGGGGAGTTGTTTCCTGTTACACCTTTACTCGACACGTTAACCATTGACCTTGATAACCGATTTATTTCGGTCGTTCGTCGGGTGCGCATTCCTGCTGAATACCCCATAAAACAAGCTGTCATTTCAGTTGTTGTCCCTTCGCAGACAAAAGGAGCATGTCATGTCGGATAA